In Gemmatimonadota bacterium, the genomic window CCGGCGCGGCGACCGGCTTCGCGATGCCGATCTGGATGTCGCTGGACTACCCCCTGATCACCGGCGGCAAGCCGATCATTTCGCTGCCGCCCTTCGTGATCATTTCCTTCGAGTTGATGATTCTGTTCGGCGCGCTTGCCACCGTGCTCGGCCTGCTCGTGAACGCGTTTCTGCTCAAGCCGAAGGCTTCGTACGCGTACGACCCATCGTTCTCCGCCGGCTCGTTCGGCGTATTCGTGGTGCCGGCGGAGGGGCGCGCCGACGAGGCCCGCGCGGCGCTGGAGCGGGCGGGCGCGGCCGAGATTCGCGCGGAGGTGGCCCATGCCTAGCCCGGTCCGGCTCGTCGGCCTGCTGGCGATCACGTTGACGCTGGGTGCTTGCACCGAAATCGACAACATGCTCGCGCGCGTGTCCTTCTTCGCGTTCATGCGCGAATCGCCCGCGTTCGACCCGTACGAAGCACCCCGGCTGCCGCCCGACAACTCCGTCGCGTTCGACGGCCCCAACGGCCAGGTGCCGGCGCCCATGGCGCCGGGAGAGGCGGGACTTCAGGCGTTCGGCGAGGCCTACCCCAACCCCATCCCGCGCGGGGCGGAGTCGGAGGTCCGCGGCGAGGAGATGTATGCCCGGTACTGCCAGATCTGCCACGGGCCCGCGGGCATGGGTGGCAACACCGGGTCGGTGACAGCGACCGGAGTCTATCCGCCCATCGCGCCACCGTTGGCCGCGGGTCGCGCTACGACCCTGGCGGATGGCTACATCTACGGTGTGATCCGCGCTGGACGCGGTCTCATGCCCGCTTACGCGGTGCAGATACCGCACGAGGATCGCTGGCACATCGTGAACCATATCCGCCGGCTGCAGGAGGGCGGAGGGCCCTCGGACGGAGGCGCGCAGGCGGCGGACGGGGCGGACTCCGGCGGCGGCCAGGAAGAGGGGGAGTAGCGGCATGGCGCACTCGAACAACGCGGAGCTGCCTTACCGCCGGCTGGACGGCGTGCCACGCCCGGTCCTGCTGATGGGTCTCGGGGCGGCGGTCGTAGGGCTGATCGCGCTCGCGGCCGGGCTCATGCGGGGCGACGGCCGCGCCTGGCAGGCCTATCTCTTCAACTGGCTATTCTGGTTCGGCGTCGCTCAGGGAGCCGTGGTGTTTTCGGCGGTCACGGTGATCACGAGGTCACAGTGGGCGCGCCCGGTGCGACGGTTGGCGCTTTCCTTCGTCGCGTTCCTGCCCATCGGCTTCGTGCTCTTTCTGCCGCTGTTGCTGGCCGGTGAGCACATCTTCCCCTGGACCCACGAGATGTACCACGACGGGCTCGAGAGGTGGCTGAACGAGGGCTTCGTGTCCATCCGCAACGTGCTCGCGCTGGGCGTCATGGTGGGCCTGTCGCTGGCCTACGCGCGCATCACGCTGCGGCCCGACGTCGGCATGCGGCCCGAGGATGCCACGACCGGCGTGCGCGGCTGGGTCGTTTCGGGCTGGCGCGGTCAGGAGGAGGAAGAGCGGCGGGCGCACCGCAAGCTGGCGCGCCTCGGCCCCATCCTGGGGATGGTCTACGCCGCGTCCATGAGCATAGTGGCGTGGGACTACGTCATGTCCCTCGAGGCCGGCTGGTTCAGCACGCTCCTCGGCCCCTACTACTTCATGGCCGCCTTCCTGGGAGGGATAGCGGCGACCACGGTGCTGGCCGTCATCTACCGGTCCAAGCTGGGTCTGGAGGACGTCATCCGGACGCCGCATTTCCACGACCTGGGCAAGCTGACCTTCGCGTTCTGCGTGTTCTGGGCCTACCTGTTCTGGTCGCAGTACATAGTGATCTGGTACGGTCAGCTTCCCTGGGAGCAGACGTTCCTGGTGCACCGCCTGACCGCGCCCTATACGGCTCTCTCCGTGGCCGTTTTGGGCCTGCTGTTCCTGGCGCCGTTTTTCGCGCTGCTCAGCGTGGCCGCCAAGAAGAAGCCTTCGTTCCTCGCCACGGTGGCCAGCCTGATCCTGTTCGGGCTCTGGCTGGAGCGGTACACGCTGGTGTACCCGTCGCTGTATCCGGGCGCCGACGGGGTGCCGTTCGGGTGGGTCGAGATCGGCGTGACGCTGCTGTTCGCGGGCCTGTTCGTTCTTTCGCTGGCCGCGTTCGCGGCCAAGTTCCCGATCTTCCAGGTCTGGGAGCCGATGGTCGACCCGCACGAGTTCGACGACCCGTACTTCCCGCCCCGGGAGAGGGCCGTCGAAGCGTAGGCACGCGTCGGGAGCCCGGACAGGGCGCTGACAACCTCTTTGCAAGCCTCGGATAGCTCAGTCGAGCGCGCGTGCTAGCTTGGACGGATGAATAAGACCTCGCCGTGTGAACCGGTCCGCAGACGTCTCATCGCGGCGCCGCTGGTCCTCGTCGCTGCGATCACGGGCTGCGCAGCCTCTGTCGCTGCGCAGGACTTCGTCGTGCTCGCCCGCGCCGAGGGTGAGCTCCAGGCGTACCGCAGCGACGGCACCCTGCGCTGGGCGGCCGATGTGCTCGATGACCCCCACGAAATGGTGCTCTCGCCCGACGGCGCGCGCGCATACGTGGCGGGGTACGGGAGCGGCGTCGTGTCAGAGGTGGACCTGCACACGGGTGCCGTGCTGCGCCGCTTCGATCTGGCGCGCTGGGGGGCTCTCCACGGGATCGCCATCGCGGAGCGCGGGGACCGGATCTGGGTGAGCGCGGAGGAGCAGGAGTCGGTCCTGGAGATCATCCTCGAGACGGGCGAGCTGGGCCGCGCCCACGAAACCGCCAGGGGGCGCAGCCACATGGTGGCGGTCGACCGCGCCGGGTCACGGCTGTACTCCCCGGACATGCTGGACGGCGTGGTGACGGTGTTCGATCTGACGACCGGAGCGGGCTCGGACGTCGAAGCCGGCGCCGGTGCCGAGGGCATAGCCGTCACGCCCGACGGCGCGGAGGTGTGGGTCAGCAACAACCGCGCGAACACCATCACGGTCATCGACGCGCGCACGCTTGCTCCGGTGGCCACCCTGCCGAGCGGCGGGGACACGCCCGTAAAGCTGCGCATCAGCCCCGACGGCTCGCAGGCGTGGGTGGCGAACAACCGCAGCGGGGAGGTGGCGGTGTTCGACGTGGCGCGGCGCGAGCTGATAGGGACGATCGCGGCGGGACCCAGGCCCCTGGGGATCGCGTTCGACGCGAACGGAGCGCGCGCGCTCGTGTCTCTGGCCGGCGCGGCGCAGGTGCTCGTGGTGGACACGGAGACCCGGGGCGTCGTCGGGCGCGTGCCCGTCGGCGCGAGCCCGGACGGCCTGGCGTTCGTTTCCGCTGTCTCGGAGGGTGAGGGCGCGCGCGCCGGTGCGGCCGCCGTCCAGAGCGTGGCCGGCGTTCCCGAGATCGTGTTTCCTGCCGCGGACGGGGCCATGATCTACGCGGACATCCACCGGTCGGGCCGCGCGAGAGCGCCCCTATTGCTGATGCTCCACCAGGGCGGCGCCAGCGCCCGAGGCGAATACGGCCCCATCCTGCCGCGCCTCCTCGAGGCGGGGTACGATGCGCTGGCGGTGGATCTGCGCAGGGGCGGTGACCGCTTCGGCGGGAGCAACCGCACGGTGGCCGCGCTCGGCCACAACGACACCCCGTATTGCGACG contains:
- a CDS encoding DUF3341 domain-containing protein; translated protein: MERSGILGVFHHSDAVEEAVEALRGQRPVDITVFTPLPHHDIEHAMARPESPVRVYTLVGGLTGAATGFAMPIWMSLDYPLITGGKPIISLPPFVIISFELMILFGALATVLGLLVNAFLLKPKASYAYDPSFSAGSFGVFVVPAEGRADEARAALERAGAAEIRAEVAHA
- a CDS encoding cytochrome c codes for the protein MPSPVRLVGLLAITLTLGACTEIDNMLARVSFFAFMRESPAFDPYEAPRLPPDNSVAFDGPNGQVPAPMAPGEAGLQAFGEAYPNPIPRGAESEVRGEEMYARYCQICHGPAGMGGNTGSVTATGVYPPIAPPLAAGRATTLADGYIYGVIRAGRGLMPAYAVQIPHEDRWHIVNHIRRLQEGGGPSDGGAQAADGADSGGGQEEGE
- a CDS encoding alpha/beta fold hydrolase produces the protein MNKTSPCEPVRRRLIAAPLVLVAAITGCAASVAAQDFVVLARAEGELQAYRSDGTLRWAADVLDDPHEMVLSPDGARAYVAGYGSGVVSEVDLHTGAVLRRFDLARWGALHGIAIAERGDRIWVSAEEQESVLEIILETGELGRAHETARGRSHMVAVDRAGSRLYSPDMLDGVVTVFDLTTGAGSDVEAGAGAEGIAVTPDGAEVWVSNNRANTITVIDARTLAPVATLPSGGDTPVKLRISPDGSQAWVANNRSGEVAVFDVARRELIGTIAAGPRPLGIAFDANGARALVSLAGAAQVLVVDTETRGVVGRVPVGASPDGLAFVSAVSEGEGARAGAAAVQSVAGVPEIVFPAADGAMIYADIHRSGRARAPLLLMLHQGGASARGEYGPILPRLLEAGYDALAVDLRRGGDRFGGSNRTVAALGHNDTPYCDVYPDVTAAFARALELADGAPVVAWGSSYSGTLALRLAADHPDRVAAVLAFSPASGGPLADCPANEQAERLAGPALVVRPVQEAAIPSVQEQLEIFAAAGHQTYVTDPGTHGSSTLVPERIEGGGDVERAWALVLEFLRQAVAGASD